One stretch of Aquimarina sp. Aq107 DNA includes these proteins:
- a CDS encoding TIGR01777 family oxidoreductase → MKVLITGATGLIGQEIVRLCHQSSIDVNYLTTSKNKLTSKKNYQGYYWNPSSGEIDLDCFKDVEVIIHLVGATVAKRWTNSYKKEIINSRVLTTSLILESLRKIKHSIRQVVSASAIGIYPDSFQNYYMEDSEKVDTGFLGEVVKKWESAVQEFDTLNIEVSLLRVGLVLSDNGGAFPKIAKPIKQGMGAVFGNGKQWQSWIHVEDLAKMFMHVVQEELNGLYNAVAPNPISNHKLTMVIADQMEKKIILPNIPRFAMKLILGEMHMLLFSSQRVCCDKILKTGFQFKYENITQAIEDLV, encoded by the coding sequence ATGAAAGTTTTAATTACTGGTGCAACCGGACTTATTGGTCAGGAGATTGTAAGGTTATGTCATCAATCATCAATTGATGTCAATTATCTTACCACAAGTAAAAATAAACTGACATCTAAAAAGAATTATCAAGGATATTATTGGAATCCAAGTTCTGGAGAAATAGATTTAGATTGTTTTAAAGATGTAGAGGTTATTATTCATCTTGTGGGCGCTACAGTAGCGAAACGTTGGACGAATAGTTATAAAAAAGAAATTATCAATAGTCGTGTTCTTACAACTTCATTAATTTTAGAGTCGTTAAGAAAAATAAAACATTCTATACGCCAAGTTGTGTCTGCTAGTGCGATTGGGATTTACCCGGATTCTTTTCAGAATTATTATATGGAAGATTCAGAAAAGGTGGATACTGGCTTTTTAGGAGAAGTCGTAAAAAAATGGGAATCTGCTGTCCAAGAGTTTGATACATTAAATATAGAGGTTAGTTTACTAAGGGTAGGGTTGGTGCTTTCTGATAACGGAGGTGCATTTCCTAAAATAGCAAAACCTATTAAACAAGGAATGGGAGCTGTGTTTGGAAATGGAAAGCAATGGCAAAGCTGGATACATGTAGAAGACCTAGCGAAAATGTTTATGCACGTAGTTCAAGAAGAATTAAATGGCTTATATAATGCGGTGGCTCCAAACCCGATTTCTAATCATAAATTAACAATGGTTATAGCTGATCAAATGGAGAAAAAAATAATACTACCCAATATTCCTCGTTTTGCTATGAAGCTTATTCTTGGAGAAATGCACATGCTCCTTTTTAGCAGTCAAAGGGTATGTTGCGATAAAATTTTAAAAACGGGTTTTCAATTTAAATATGAAAATATTACTCAGGCAATAGAAGATCTTGTTTGA
- a CDS encoding sensor histidine kinase: MIKILFFISLYGCCFLSTTVYSFSSNKQTQELIINNIVNLEYENANRLIKKIEDWQLKESLKNLNLILYNQGQEIQDSTSVSYQINLNTKDKLLLTLNNLAFGYNELFHKPNEGTSFTYFFEAYRLAKEKNDTNLRILTLLGILEYYHYEFVLTSRQYEKYLLELKSVAKTPILYSWYYLHYIYFKLESTNENEREVSNEIDKLEQQIKLLKKNHRIRPLFLSLKAINLGRQGKIEESKEFHLKTLKESADFPFLKYIRFRTCYKLAELYNANYYTEDGLKYIKMAEEHIDISDKLRSQVFISKYISENYKALAEKYIDSFNALKKNKNLFRIDSMAQKAFLSYRESYTKFTRSVQLEHELDYQKNTSDNIKLNKQLQTAEKEKQILIEQQQKKRNQNIAIGLGGSLILGSTIAILIYRNTKRKQRIAEQEREIEIQKTEKLLKEQELTAIDAMISGQEKERQRLANDLHDNLGSTLATVKLHFDHLKNNRNNPKVENIEELYSKTNNLLDEAYQKVRTIAHEKNSGVMAKQGLLPAVRNLAKKASNGNRLQIEVQDYGLNERLDNALEISIFRIIQELITNTIKHAGASEIGISLTNHDSLLNIIVEDNGKGFNAKVLPEKDGMGLKSIEKRIEHLEGTFEIDSTIGKGTNIIINIPI, translated from the coding sequence ATGATAAAAATATTATTCTTTATTTCACTTTACGGTTGTTGTTTTCTTTCAACAACCGTTTATTCATTTTCCAGTAACAAGCAAACTCAAGAGTTGATCATTAATAACATTGTTAACCTAGAGTATGAGAATGCAAATAGATTAATAAAAAAAATTGAAGATTGGCAATTAAAAGAAAGTTTAAAAAATTTAAATCTAATACTATACAACCAAGGTCAAGAGATTCAAGATTCCACTTCGGTTAGTTATCAAATAAATCTAAATACCAAAGACAAGCTTCTTCTTACTCTTAATAATCTTGCATTCGGATATAATGAATTGTTTCACAAACCCAATGAAGGAACATCTTTTACTTACTTTTTTGAGGCTTACCGATTGGCAAAAGAAAAAAATGACACTAATTTAAGAATACTAACTTTATTAGGTATACTTGAATATTATCACTATGAATTTGTTCTAACTAGCAGACAATACGAAAAATACTTATTAGAACTCAAAAGTGTTGCAAAAACTCCAATTTTATATTCTTGGTATTATTTACATTACATCTATTTCAAATTAGAAAGTACTAACGAAAATGAACGAGAAGTATCTAATGAAATAGATAAACTCGAACAACAAATCAAATTGTTAAAAAAAAATCATAGAATTAGACCACTCTTTCTTTCGCTAAAAGCTATCAACTTAGGAAGACAAGGGAAAATAGAAGAGTCCAAAGAATTTCATCTAAAAACTTTAAAAGAATCTGCTGATTTTCCGTTTTTAAAATACATTAGATTCAGAACTTGCTATAAATTAGCCGAATTATACAATGCTAACTACTATACTGAGGATGGTTTGAAATATATTAAAATGGCCGAAGAACATATTGATATTTCAGATAAACTGAGAAGTCAAGTTTTTATATCAAAATATATATCCGAAAACTATAAAGCTTTAGCCGAAAAATATATTGATTCTTTTAACGCATTAAAAAAAAATAAAAATTTATTCAGAATTGACTCAATGGCTCAAAAAGCTTTCTTGAGCTATCGAGAATCCTACACAAAATTCACACGATCTGTTCAATTAGAACATGAGCTGGATTATCAAAAAAACACTTCAGACAATATTAAACTTAACAAACAACTTCAAACAGCAGAAAAAGAAAAACAAATCCTAATAGAACAACAACAAAAGAAACGAAACCAAAACATAGCGATTGGTTTAGGCGGATCTTTAATCTTAGGAAGTACTATTGCGATTCTTATCTATAGAAACACCAAACGAAAACAACGTATCGCCGAGCAAGAACGGGAGATCGAAATTCAAAAGACAGAAAAACTACTCAAAGAACAAGAACTTACGGCGATTGATGCAATGATTTCTGGACAAGAAAAAGAACGACAACGATTGGCTAATGATCTACACGATAATCTAGGGAGCACACTAGCAACCGTAAAACTGCATTTCGATCATTTAAAAAACAACCGTAATAACCCAAAAGTAGAAAACATAGAAGAATTATACAGTAAAACCAATAATTTACTAGATGAAGCGTATCAAAAGGTTCGTACTATTGCTCACGAAAAAAACAGTGGTGTTATGGCCAAACAAGGATTATTACCTGCTGTTAGAAACCTTGCAAAAAAAGCTTCTAATGGTAATAGATTACAAATTGAAGTTCAAGATTACGGACTAAATGAACGATTAGACAATGCATTAGAAATTTCTATCTTCAGAATTATTCAGGAACTTATTACCAATACTATCAAACATGCAGGCGCTTCAGAAATTGGTATTTCTCTTACTAATCACGACTCTTTATTGAATATCATTGTAGAGGACAACGGAAAGGGGTTTAATGCGAAAGTATTACCCGAAAAAGATGGAATGGGATTAAAAAGTATTGAAAAACGTATAGAACATCTAGAAGGAACTTTTGAGATTGATTCTACCATAGGAAAAGGAACTAACATTATTATAAATATACCTATATGA
- the mnmD gene encoding tRNA (5-methylaminomethyl-2-thiouridine)(34)-methyltransferase MnmD produces the protein MKKNLKREIITTSDGSTTIHFPELDEHYHSKHGAINEAKHVFIDKGFDHVLASKAFPELHVLEIGFGTGLNAFITYLEALKVSQKVYYVGVEAYPVSMEEVKCLNYLKQLSAQDQVAVFDHFHRSSWEDQHAITDSFFLTKRQQFFEDIDDKSCYNLIYFDAFGARVQPTLWEVDIFKKMYDALLDQGVLVTYSAKGSVRRAMQEVGFTVERLPGPPGKREMLRATKIMNG, from the coding sequence ATGAAAAAGAATCTAAAAAGGGAGATTATTACTACTTCTGATGGTTCTACTACTATTCATTTTCCGGAACTCGATGAGCATTATCATTCTAAACATGGAGCTATCAATGAGGCAAAACATGTTTTTATAGATAAGGGTTTTGATCATGTTTTAGCATCAAAAGCATTTCCAGAGTTACACGTTTTAGAAATAGGTTTTGGTACCGGTTTAAATGCTTTTATAACATATTTAGAAGCGCTTAAAGTTTCTCAAAAAGTATATTATGTTGGAGTAGAGGCGTATCCTGTTTCGATGGAAGAGGTGAAATGTCTGAATTACTTAAAGCAATTATCGGCTCAAGATCAGGTAGCTGTTTTTGATCATTTTCATAGATCTTCTTGGGAGGATCAACATGCCATAACGGACTCATTTTTTCTTACCAAAAGACAACAGTTTTTTGAAGATATTGATGATAAGTCTTGTTATAACCTGATTTATTTTGATGCGTTTGGAGCTCGAGTACAGCCAACTTTATGGGAAGTAGATATCTTTAAAAAGATGTATGATGCACTTTTAGATCAAGGGGTATTAGTTACGTATTCTGCAAAAGGAAGTGTAAGACGCGCCATGCAAGAAGTAGGTTTTACTGTAGAAAGACTTCCTGGACCTCCTGGCAAAAGAGAAATGCTTCGAGCTACTAAAATAATGAACGGTTGA
- a CDS encoding branched-chain amino acid aminotransferase, whose protein sequence is MRNAVPQEIEITKINESKISQVDFENLAFGKVFTDHMFICDYVNGEWQTPKIVPYGPLTLDPSARVFHYGQAVFEGMKAYKDDQGDTFLFRPDENFKRINKSAERLAMPEFPEEYFFDGLNTLLKLDNEWIKSGFGNSLYIRPFVIATQPSVSASEADEYRFMIICSPAQSYYSGDVSVLVAEKFSRSASGGFGYAKAAGNYAGQFYPTKLAKEQGYQQIIWTDSNTHEYVEEAGTMNVFFRINDTLLTAPVSDRILDGITRKSLIALAEKQGYDVEVRPIKVSEVVDAFKNGSLKEIFGAGTAAVVSPVKAFGYKGEHYELEKQENSYASHFKKALMDIQYNKAEDAFGWRTKV, encoded by the coding sequence ATGAGAAATGCAGTTCCGCAAGAGATCGAAATTACCAAGATAAATGAATCAAAAATCAGTCAAGTAGATTTTGAAAACTTAGCTTTTGGTAAAGTTTTTACAGATCATATGTTCATATGTGATTATGTCAATGGCGAATGGCAAACACCAAAGATTGTCCCTTACGGACCTCTAACACTGGATCCATCTGCTCGAGTATTTCATTACGGGCAAGCTGTTTTTGAAGGAATGAAAGCTTATAAAGATGATCAAGGTGATACTTTCTTGTTTAGGCCAGATGAAAACTTTAAACGAATTAACAAGTCTGCTGAGCGATTAGCAATGCCAGAATTTCCTGAAGAGTATTTTTTTGACGGACTAAATACGTTATTAAAATTAGATAATGAATGGATCAAATCTGGTTTTGGTAACTCCTTATATATTCGCCCATTTGTAATTGCGACACAACCCAGTGTTTCTGCATCAGAAGCTGATGAGTATCGTTTTATGATTATTTGTTCACCTGCACAATCTTATTATAGTGGTGATGTTAGTGTATTAGTTGCAGAAAAATTTAGTCGATCTGCAAGCGGAGGTTTTGGATATGCCAAAGCTGCTGGTAATTATGCAGGGCAATTTTACCCAACCAAACTAGCTAAAGAGCAAGGGTATCAACAAATTATCTGGACAGATTCTAACACTCATGAATATGTGGAAGAGGCTGGAACCATGAATGTTTTCTTCAGAATTAATGACACGTTATTGACAGCACCCGTTAGTGATAGAATCTTAGATGGGATTACTCGTAAAAGTTTGATTGCATTAGCAGAGAAACAAGGATATGACGTAGAGGTGCGCCCTATAAAAGTTAGTGAGGTTGTAGATGCTTTTAAAAATGGTAGTCTTAAAGAAATTTTCGGAGCAGGAACTGCGGCAGTAGTAAGTCCAGTAAAAGCATTCGGTTATAAAGGAGAGCATTATGAGCTAGAAAAACAAGAAAATTCATATGCTTCCCATTTTAAGAAAGCTCTTATGGATATTCAGTATAATAAAGCTGAAGATGCTTTTGGATGGAGAACGAAGGTGTAA
- a CDS encoding S8 family peptidase, whose product MNYWKKRAEKFQELKEKYDSSFQQPSPNGRYIILSQNDHNANRIEKNIKRSDLNYEPISYDKVIRQKKSIDNVLSEKKVIVIKKTGIGIIKLSDEEFKSSNKHSDFLIIPDLKIQNSNHQSSEEILTHDDPNAKMTYGIRMGEIKLDSHFKGKQVSIAILDTGIDKKHPDLKDKIADGKSWVDNENDFCDTNGHGTHCAGIIVGGVDSNGLRYGVAPEAKLYVGKVLDHNGEGFLSNLLCAIDWAIKNECNIISMSLTSKLYDISNAVHSDLFEKAEKKRIVMIAAAGNNSDHSSGTTHIISNPAASHSVIAVGAIDEYYKLYNKSNVGVYPRLPLGFVAPGVDIYSTWLSENGERNYKTCTGTSASAPFVAGIFALTISKFHNNRRINSYRRRASPEQLLNAINRNVLDPWDNSNLYGIGLPLAPK is encoded by the coding sequence ATGAATTATTGGAAAAAAAGAGCTGAGAAGTTCCAAGAACTAAAAGAAAAATATGATTCTTCTTTTCAACAACCAAGTCCTAATGGTAGATACATTATTTTATCACAAAATGATCATAATGCTAATAGGATAGAAAAAAATATCAAGCGTAGTGATCTTAATTATGAACCAATAAGCTATGACAAGGTTATAAGACAAAAAAAAAGTATCGATAATGTTCTTTCTGAAAAAAAAGTCATTGTAATTAAAAAAACAGGTATTGGTATCATCAAGCTATCTGATGAAGAATTTAAATCCTCCAATAAACATTCAGACTTCTTAATAATTCCTGACTTAAAAATTCAAAATTCTAATCATCAGTCCTCAGAAGAAATCTTAACTCACGATGACCCAAATGCCAAGATGACTTATGGAATTAGAATGGGAGAAATTAAACTTGATTCTCATTTTAAAGGAAAGCAAGTTTCAATAGCAATACTTGACACAGGAATAGATAAAAAACACCCAGATTTAAAAGACAAGATTGCGGATGGAAAATCATGGGTTGATAATGAAAATGATTTTTGTGATACAAACGGTCATGGTACACATTGCGCTGGTATAATTGTAGGAGGAGTGGACTCCAATGGACTAAGGTATGGAGTTGCTCCAGAGGCTAAGTTATACGTTGGAAAAGTGTTAGATCATAATGGGGAAGGTTTTTTATCTAACTTACTATGTGCTATAGACTGGGCTATAAAAAATGAATGCAACATTATATCAATGTCTTTAACCTCCAAATTATACGACATTAGTAATGCTGTACATTCTGACTTATTTGAAAAAGCAGAGAAAAAAAGAATTGTTATGATTGCAGCCGCTGGTAACAATAGTGATCATTCTTCTGGTACGACCCATATAATATCAAACCCTGCTGCTTCACATTCTGTAATTGCGGTAGGAGCAATTGACGAATATTACAAACTATATAACAAAAGTAATGTTGGGGTATATCCGAGACTACCTTTAGGCTTTGTAGCACCAGGAGTAGATATTTATTCAACTTGGTTATCTGAAAATGGAGAAAGAAACTATAAAACTTGTACCGGAACAAGTGCTTCCGCTCCATTTGTTGCAGGTATATTCGCTTTAACAATTTCAAAATTTCATAACAACAGAAGAATCAATAGTTACAGACGTAGAGCTAGTCCGGAACAATTATTAAACGCAATTAATAGAAATGTTTTAGATCCATGGGACAATTCTAATCTATATGGTATTGGACTTCCACTTGCACCTAAATAA
- a CDS encoding YceI family protein, with protein MKTKLINLFAVTAIIVSATSCKGEKKNETEATAAEEVVEAPAEAITYVVDNAASTIDWVGKKPTENHTGTINIADGKVKTQDGKIQSGSFVIDMTSINVTDLEGKQKAGLEGHLKGEGEGKEDHFFNVAQFPNASFEVTGVSEKEGKTVIDGNLTIKGIKKNISFPASTSVEGNTMTLNSEVFTINRTDWGVNYGSKSVFENLGDKFILDDIELKVSLKATKA; from the coding sequence ATGAAGACCAAATTGATTAACCTATTTGCTGTAACTGCTATTATTGTATCGGCAACTTCTTGTAAAGGTGAGAAAAAAAATGAAACGGAAGCTACTGCAGCTGAAGAAGTAGTAGAAGCACCAGCGGAAGCAATTACATATGTAGTAGACAACGCAGCTAGTACTATAGATTGGGTTGGAAAAAAGCCAACAGAAAATCATACAGGAACCATCAATATAGCAGATGGTAAGGTAAAAACTCAGGATGGAAAAATCCAAAGTGGATCTTTCGTAATTGATATGACATCAATTAACGTAACTGATCTAGAAGGTAAGCAAAAAGCAGGATTAGAAGGTCATCTAAAAGGAGAAGGAGAAGGTAAAGAAGATCATTTCTTCAATGTAGCGCAATTTCCAAATGCATCTTTTGAAGTAACTGGTGTTTCTGAAAAAGAAGGAAAAACAGTTATTGATGGTAATCTTACTATTAAAGGAATTAAGAAAAATATTTCTTTCCCAGCATCAACTTCCGTAGAAGGAAATACTATGACATTAAACAGTGAAGTTTTTACTATCAATCGTACAGATTGGGGTGTAAATTATGGATCTAAATCAGTATTTGAAAATTTAGGTGACAAGTTCATCTTAGATGATATCGAGTTAAAAGTTAGCTTAAAAGCGACTAAAGCTTAA
- a CDS encoding response regulator transcription factor, giving the protein MITVAIAEDHQSLIDGIDLLLKYEEEISIIGKANDGEELLAIVRRKQPKVVLMDIRMPKIDGIAATKIIKKELPYTKIIAFSMFDQEDAVRQMVAAGASGYLLKNSPLEEVLTAIQEVMKGNTYYDASIDPSFFSEETKQQVKKQVLSKSEREILTLIGQGKTSSEIAAIRFNSVSTVETHRKNIIRKLGLQGKGELLRYAIEKKYDF; this is encoded by the coding sequence ATGATCACAGTAGCCATAGCAGAAGATCACCAATCACTTATCGATGGAATAGATTTACTTCTCAAATACGAAGAAGAAATAAGCATTATCGGAAAGGCAAATGATGGCGAAGAATTGTTAGCTATTGTTAGAAGAAAACAACCCAAAGTAGTACTTATGGATATCCGTATGCCCAAAATTGATGGTATTGCAGCCACTAAAATCATTAAAAAGGAACTACCATACACTAAAATCATTGCTTTCTCTATGTTTGATCAAGAAGATGCTGTGAGACAAATGGTAGCTGCGGGAGCGTCCGGATATTTACTAAAAAACTCCCCTTTAGAAGAAGTTTTAACTGCTATACAAGAAGTTATGAAAGGTAACACATATTATGACGCTTCCATAGATCCTTCTTTTTTTTCGGAAGAGACAAAACAACAAGTAAAGAAACAGGTGCTTTCTAAAAGTGAACGTGAAATACTAACGCTTATTGGCCAAGGAAAAACCTCATCCGAAATAGCAGCAATTCGCTTCAACTCTGTATCAACTGTAGAAACACATCGTAAAAATATTATACGAAAATTAGGGCTGCAAGGAAA
- a CDS encoding nucleoside triphosphate pyrophosphohydrolase family protein: protein MKDKIAAVQEFHTAFEIGYKNEPIADLGEAKNTLRFNLMKEENEEYLEAAQNNDLVEVADALGDMLYILCGTIIEHGMQHKIEEVFAEIQRSNMSKLGEDGKPIYREDGKVLKGPNYFKPNIKEILDR, encoded by the coding sequence ATGAAAGATAAAATTGCTGCTGTACAGGAATTTCATACAGCATTCGAGATAGGATATAAAAATGAGCCTATTGCAGATTTAGGAGAAGCTAAAAACACACTTCGCTTTAATTTAATGAAAGAAGAAAATGAAGAATATCTAGAGGCTGCACAAAATAATGATTTGGTTGAAGTGGCGGATGCATTAGGTGATATGCTTTATATTCTATGCGGTACTATTATAGAACATGGAATGCAACATAAAATAGAAGAAGTGTTTGCAGAGATACAACGAAGTAATATGAGTAAATTGGGAGAAGATGGAAAACCGATATATAGAGAAGATGGTAAAGTACTAAAAGGCCCTAATTATTTCAAACCGAATATCAAGGAGATTTTAGACCGATAA
- a CDS encoding DUF4920 domain-containing protein gives MKKITLFFAGLSFLVSCNSVQKEKESFSIADVTLSQYDNFGGEVSSETVLYKDAIAERYENLSEGDTIDIAFSSTVNDVCKAKGCWMKVALGNDQETMVKFKDYGFFVPKDIENDTIIVQGKAYVSETSVEELRHLASDAGKSETEIAAITAPKKTYSFMADGVLVKQ, from the coding sequence ATGAAAAAAATCACACTATTTTTTGCCGGATTATCATTTCTAGTATCTTGTAATTCTGTTCAAAAAGAAAAAGAATCTTTCTCAATTGCGGATGTAACACTAAGTCAATATGATAATTTTGGAGGAGAAGTTTCATCAGAAACAGTTCTTTATAAGGATGCAATAGCAGAGAGATATGAAAATCTTAGTGAAGGAGATACCATTGATATCGCTTTTTCTAGTACAGTAAACGATGTTTGTAAAGCTAAAGGATGTTGGATGAAAGTTGCTTTGGGAAATGATCAAGAGACAATGGTGAAATTTAAAGATTATGGTTTTTTTGTTCCAAAGGATATAGAGAACGACACAATAATTGTTCAGGGTAAGGCGTATGTTTCGGAAACTTCTGTGGAAGAATTACGTCATTTAGCTTCTGATGCAGGAAAATCAGAAACTGAGATAGCAGCAATTACTGCTCCTAAGAAAACATATTCTTTTATGGCAGATGGAGTTTTAGTAAAACAATAA
- the dnaJ gene encoding molecular chaperone DnaJ produces the protein MKEDFYDILGISKGATEAEIKKAYRKKAIEYHPDKNPGDATAEEKFKKAAEAYEVLSDPNKKARYDQYGHQAFEGGGGFGGGFGGGGMNMDDIFSQFGDIFGGGGFGGGFGGGGRQRRVKGSNLRIRVKLTLEEIANGVEKKIKVKRKIQAPGTTYKTCGTCNGSGQMTRITNTILGRMQTSTTCSTCGGAGQVIDKKPSDADGQGLKVSEETVSIKIPAGVEDGMQLKVSGKGNEAPGNGVAGDLLVAIEELDHSELQREGDNLHYDLYISFSEAALGASREIDTVSGKVRIKIEEGVQSGKILRLRGKGIPSINGYGKGDLLVHVNVWTPKTLNKEQREFFERMAQDDHFKPSPDSKDKSFFEKVKDMFS, from the coding sequence ATGAAAGAAGATTTTTATGATATTTTAGGTATTAGTAAAGGTGCTACTGAAGCTGAAATTAAAAAGGCATATCGTAAAAAAGCGATAGAATATCATCCGGATAAAAACCCAGGAGATGCTACAGCAGAAGAAAAGTTTAAAAAAGCAGCAGAAGCATACGAAGTCTTAAGCGACCCTAACAAGAAAGCGCGTTACGATCAATATGGACATCAGGCTTTCGAAGGTGGCGGCGGTTTTGGCGGCGGTTTTGGAGGTGGCGGAATGAATATGGATGACATATTTAGTCAGTTCGGAGATATTTTTGGCGGTGGTGGTTTTGGCGGCGGTTTTGGCGGCGGAGGAAGACAACGTCGCGTAAAAGGGAGTAATCTCCGTATTCGCGTAAAACTTACATTAGAGGAAATTGCTAATGGCGTAGAAAAGAAGATTAAAGTAAAACGAAAAATTCAAGCACCCGGAACTACTTATAAAACATGTGGAACATGTAATGGTAGTGGTCAAATGACTCGTATTACCAATACAATTTTGGGTAGAATGCAAACCTCTACTACGTGTTCTACTTGTGGAGGAGCTGGACAGGTTATAGATAAAAAACCTTCGGATGCAGATGGACAGGGACTAAAAGTTTCTGAAGAAACTGTAAGTATAAAAATACCGGCAGGAGTAGAAGATGGTATGCAACTTAAAGTTTCTGGAAAAGGAAATGAGGCGCCAGGTAATGGTGTCGCGGGAGATCTTTTAGTTGCAATAGAAGAATTAGATCATTCAGAATTACAACGCGAGGGTGATAACTTACATTATGATCTTTATATTAGTTTTTCTGAGGCTGCTTTAGGAGCATCTAGAGAGATTGATACTGTATCTGGTAAAGTTCGTATTAAAATAGAAGAAGGTGTACAAAGCGGTAAAATATTAAGATTACGTGGTAAAGGAATTCCTAGTATAAATGGTTATGGAAAAGGAGATCTTTTAGTACACGTGAATGTATGGACTCCAAAAACATTGAATAAAGAACAACGAGAGTTTTTCGAAAGAATGGCGCAGGATGATCATTTTAAACCTAGTCCTGATAGTAAAGACAAATCATTTTTTGAAAAAGTTAAAGATATGTTTTCATAA
- a CDS encoding nucleotide exchange factor GrpE: protein MSKKNKNTEDIKDQVEEVLDTTVEDTEVEEIDVETQLKEDLEKEKDKFLRLFAEFENYKKRTSKERIELFKTAGKDVMQSMLPVLDDFDRAMKEIEKSADKDLLKGVELIHNKLKEALKGKGLSEVEVAAGDAFNADDHEAITQIPAPTDELKGKIVDVIEKGYKLGDKVIRFPKVVTGQ from the coding sequence ATGAGTAAGAAAAATAAAAACACAGAAGATATAAAAGATCAAGTAGAAGAAGTACTTGATACTACTGTTGAAGATACTGAAGTAGAGGAAATAGATGTTGAAACACAATTAAAAGAAGATCTGGAAAAGGAGAAAGATAAATTTTTGAGACTTTTTGCAGAGTTTGAAAATTATAAAAAGCGAACTTCAAAGGAACGTATAGAATTATTTAAGACCGCAGGTAAGGATGTAATGCAATCTATGTTACCTGTTTTGGATGATTTTGATCGTGCTATGAAAGAGATTGAAAAGTCTGCTGATAAAGATTTGCTAAAAGGGGTGGAGTTAATCCATAATAAATTGAAAGAAGCCCTTAAAGGGAAAGGTTTATCAGAAGTTGAGGTAGCTGCTGGAGATGCTTTTAATGCAGATGATCATGAAGCAATTACCCAGATACCTGCTCCAACAGATGAGTTAAAGGGGAAGATTGTGGATGTTATAGAAAAAGGATATAAATTAGGAGATAAGGTAATTCGTTTTCCTAAGGTAGTAACCGGACAATAA